A genomic region of Desulfatiglans sp. contains the following coding sequences:
- a CDS encoding acetate--CoA ligase family protein, with product MGNENKHDIKYLFEPGSIAVIGASQDKKKIGYSVFNNIISGGYKGRVYPVSPKGGTIDGHQVYTDILDIKEEVDCASIVIPANLVVNAIKKCAEKKVKYVQIISSGFSEIGNDREEKEISEIAKKVGMRVVGPNMFGLYSSSVSLNCTFSASSIIPGHVSILTQSGALGIAMIGKTAVSGIGLSSIISIGNKCDVDESDLLEYIIDHDDTKVILIYMEGVKKGERLISSLRRAVIKKPVIVIKSGRSERGARAAASHTGSLAGSDEIFDAIMKQCGVVRAESVEEAFNWCKFFSSSPAPRGYNSVIVTNGGGIGVLATDACEKYGVDLCDDQPLLQKIFEPVTPSFGSTKNPVDITGGAAAVDYESALTASAESKEIDSTIALYCETATFDSANLESMLVSTHSKHMKAGKPVTYALVGGDQVESTIASLKTTSIPLFNEVQQAVSCIGAYNQYYKYLDQISLASEEYEINTDAINRIIDNALKNNRSFLLANEGAAVMEAADIRIPLSKIARNINEAVQFAEEIGYPVVMKVVSKDILHKSDVGGVILNLENRKEVINAYEAIVHKCKAYNPNAVIEGIEVCEMVKKGTELIIGARRDPSFGPVIMCGLGGIYVEVMKDVSFRTMPMNRGIALSMLEDIRSYPLLLGARGEEKKDIDSVIDTIIKISSIIKKCDRITDIEINPVVVYTDKSGLKAVDARILIAKPKEENR from the coding sequence ATGGGTAATGAAAACAAACACGATATAAAATACCTGTTCGAACCTGGGAGCATTGCTGTCATAGGTGCATCACAGGATAAGAAAAAGATAGGTTACAGCGTTTTTAATAATATTATTTCCGGCGGGTACAAGGGCAGGGTTTATCCAGTAAGCCCAAAGGGAGGCACTATTGACGGCCATCAGGTATACACAGATATCCTTGACATAAAAGAAGAGGTGGACTGTGCATCGATCGTGATCCCCGCAAATCTTGTAGTAAATGCGATTAAAAAATGCGCTGAAAAAAAGGTGAAATATGTACAGATAATTTCTTCAGGTTTTTCCGAGATAGGAAATGACAGGGAGGAAAAGGAGATATCTGAGATTGCGAAAAAGGTCGGTATGAGAGTGGTAGGGCCTAACATGTTCGGGCTATACTCCTCTTCTGTATCCCTTAACTGTACCTTTTCTGCAAGCAGTATAATCCCCGGTCATGTTTCGATTCTTACGCAGAGCGGAGCGCTCGGGATCGCCATGATCGGTAAAACAGCGGTTTCCGGGATCGGTCTTTCATCTATTATTTCAATAGGCAATAAATGCGATGTGGATGAGTCAGACCTGCTTGAGTATATAATTGACCATGATGACACAAAGGTAATCCTGATATACATGGAGGGTGTCAAAAAAGGAGAGAGGCTTATCAGCAGCCTGAGAAGAGCAGTTATCAAAAAACCGGTAATTGTTATAAAATCAGGAAGATCTGAAAGAGGGGCACGTGCGGCTGCATCTCATACCGGTTCCCTTGCCGGATCAGATGAAATATTTGACGCCATAATGAAGCAGTGCGGAGTGGTTCGTGCTGAAAGCGTTGAGGAGGCCTTTAACTGGTGTAAGTTTTTTTCATCAAGCCCAGCGCCCAGAGGGTATAACAGTGTAATCGTTACAAACGGCGGAGGAATAGGGGTTCTTGCAACAGACGCGTGTGAAAAATACGGGGTTGATCTTTGTGATGATCAGCCGCTTTTACAAAAGATTTTTGAACCGGTAACCCCCTCATTCGGCTCTACAAAAAACCCGGTTGATATCACGGGAGGCGCAGCTGCAGTAGATTATGAGTCAGCCCTTACCGCATCGGCAGAATCAAAAGAGATAGACTCAACAATTGCCCTCTACTGCGAAACAGCGACATTCGATTCTGCAAATCTTGAGAGTATGCTTGTTTCAACACACTCAAAGCATATGAAGGCTGGTAAGCCTGTAACATATGCCCTTGTCGGCGGTGATCAGGTGGAATCCACTATCGCATCTCTTAAGACTACAAGCATTCCTCTGTTCAATGAGGTGCAGCAGGCGGTTTCATGTATCGGGGCATATAATCAGTACTATAAATACCTGGACCAGATTTCCCTTGCATCAGAAGAATATGAAATCAACACAGATGCCATAAACAGGATAATTGACAATGCCCTGAAGAACAACAGGTCTTTCCTTCTGGCAAATGAAGGGGCAGCCGTTATGGAGGCAGCCGATATCCGAATACCCTTAAGTAAAATTGCCAGGAACATTAATGAAGCTGTACAATTTGCTGAAGAGATAGGTTACCCGGTTGTTATGAAGGTTGTCTCAAAGGATATCCTTCATAAAAGCGATGTAGGCGGGGTAATACTTAACCTTGAGAACAGGAAAGAGGTTATTAATGCCTACGAAGCTATAGTGCATAAATGCAAGGCATATAACCCCAATGCTGTTATTGAAGGCATTGAAGTATGTGAAATGGTGAAGAAGGGGACTGAGCTTATAATAGGGGCCAGAAGAGATCCTTCATTCGGCCCTGTTATTATGTGCGGGCTAGGAGGAATATATGTTGAGGTAATGAAGGATGTATCCTTCAGGACAATGCCCATGAATCGCGGCATTGCCCTCTCTATGCTTGAAGATATCAGGTCATACCCGCTGCTTTTAGGCGCACGGGGTGAAGAAAAGAAGGATATCGATTCTGTGATCGATACAATTATAAAAATAAGCTCTATTATTAAAAAATGTGACAGAATAACTGATATAGAAATTAATCCGGTTGTAGTTTATACAGATAAAAGCGGACTAAAAGCTGTAGACGCAAGGATCTTGATTGCAAAACCAAAGGAGGAGAACAGATGA
- a CDS encoding GNAT family N-acetyltransferase, whose product MDSFVSEWEKTYPEKFVSKDEIFKDIGRGDKIFVSTGCGEPVFLVNELVRYVESHPKAFADAELFQVWTLGVNVYTEEKFNYNFRHNSFFISDKSRDSINKGLADYTPIFLSRVPDLIHKKYIRFDVTLIQTSLPDRNGNVSLGISVDICKAAVENSSLIIAQMNANMPRVHGNTFVNLKDMHYVIRYDEPLLEYKPVVPGDIARQAGKYVSKIVNDGDTIQIGYGSLPNAILENLKDKKNLGIHTELLTDAVVELIKLGVINNSKKTIDRGRTVASFCMGTQKTYQYIDDNPEMDFRTIDYTNNPLVISRIHNMTAINSALQIDLTGQASVESVGGKFYSGIGGSADFMRGALLAPGGKTILAIESTARNGEVSRIVPHLETGTGVTMNRGDIFYVVTEYGIAYLHGKNIRERAMDLIAIAHPKYREWLIKEAKRLNIIYKDQAFIPGKSAEYPEYLEEYKTIKGGIQLLFRPVRINDESLVKDFFYSLSNQSLQRRFMSFRMDVPHSIRQDFVVIDYTKELVILAVIKDKENEIVVGMGQISKDENTLFAEVAFAVRDDYQNMGIGTALLSYLTIIAKKEGLHGFMAEVLLENQPMLRVFNKMGFDIHRKLEEGAYRLIMRFGEQNNG is encoded by the coding sequence ATGGATTCTTTTGTATCAGAGTGGGAAAAAACTTATCCGGAAAAGTTTGTTTCCAAGGATGAAATCTTTAAGGATATAGGCAGGGGAGATAAAATATTTGTAAGCACCGGTTGCGGTGAACCTGTGTTTCTGGTAAATGAGCTTGTAAGATATGTTGAATCGCATCCAAAGGCATTTGCGGATGCAGAATTGTTCCAGGTGTGGACCCTCGGTGTAAATGTATATACTGAAGAGAAATTCAATTACAATTTCAGGCATAACTCCTTTTTTATAAGCGATAAATCAAGGGACTCTATAAATAAAGGGCTTGCGGATTATACCCCGATTTTTCTTTCACGTGTACCAGATCTGATACATAAAAAGTATATCAGGTTTGATGTTACACTTATCCAGACCTCTCTCCCTGACAGGAATGGAAATGTGAGCCTGGGTATAAGCGTTGATATCTGTAAGGCAGCCGTAGAAAATTCCAGTCTCATAATCGCCCAGATGAATGCAAACATGCCGCGTGTGCACGGAAATACATTCGTTAATTTAAAGGATATGCATTATGTTATCAGGTATGATGAACCCCTGCTCGAATATAAACCGGTAGTGCCGGGCGACATAGCAAGGCAGGCCGGAAAGTATGTATCAAAAATAGTGAATGATGGTGACACGATCCAGATCGGTTATGGAAGCCTTCCTAATGCGATTCTTGAGAATCTGAAGGATAAGAAAAACTTAGGAATACACACAGAACTCCTTACAGATGCGGTTGTTGAGCTGATCAAGCTTGGTGTAATTAACAATTCTAAAAAAACAATAGACAGAGGCCGCACGGTCGCCTCTTTCTGTATGGGTACACAGAAGACCTACCAGTACATTGATGACAACCCTGAAATGGATTTCAGGACAATAGATTATACAAATAACCCTCTGGTTATATCACGCATACATAACATGACTGCTATTAATTCTGCCTTGCAGATTGATCTTACAGGGCAGGCCAGTGTTGAATCTGTAGGAGGCAAGTTTTATAGCGGGATAGGCGGCAGCGCTGATTTCATGCGCGGTGCATTGCTCGCCCCTGGTGGTAAAACAATCCTTGCAATCGAATCAACAGCCAGGAATGGAGAGGTCTCACGTATTGTGCCGCATCTTGAGACCGGGACCGGTGTCACGATGAACAGGGGAGATATCTTTTACGTGGTTACAGAATACGGCATAGCCTACCTGCATGGCAAAAATATCCGTGAACGTGCAATGGACCTCATAGCAATAGCTCACCCAAAGTACAGGGAATGGCTTATAAAAGAGGCCAAAAGACTGAATATAATCTACAAAGACCAGGCATTTATCCCAGGTAAAAGCGCGGAATACCCGGAATACCTGGAGGAATACAAGACAATAAAGGGGGGTATTCAGCTGCTTTTCAGGCCTGTCAGGATTAATGATGAGAGCCTGGTCAAGGATTTTTTCTATTCTCTTTCGAATCAGAGCCTGCAGAGAAGGTTTATGTCCTTCAGGATGGATGTGCCTCATTCCATCAGGCAGGATTTTGTAGTAATAGATTATACCAAAGAGCTGGTAATACTTGCTGTAATTAAGGATAAAGAGAATGAGATAGTTGTGGGTATGGGGCAGATATCTAAAGATGAAAATACACTTTTTGCTGAAGTGGCATTTGCAGTAAGAGATGACTATCAGAACATGGGGATAGGCACAGCGCTTCTGTCCTATCTTACCATTATCGCAAAAAAGGAAGGGCTTCATGGATTCATGGCCGAGGTCCTTCTTGAGAATCAACCCATGCTTCGCGTATTTAACAAAATGGGATTTGATATTCACCGGAAACTTGAAGAGGGGGCATACAGGCTTATAATGAGATTTGGAGAGCAAAATAATGGGTAA
- a CDS encoding phosphotransacetylase family protein, with protein sequence MKKIVISSMRDGAGKTSIIAGIISLIKDKKFAYIKPLGDRLIYRRKKSWDYDASLIVKLLGREGELESRFEKITLGFDQSKIRYMYDEEGIKKALFDMVKEIGTGNDILFSEGGRDLFFGAWENLDSISVAKYLDAKLVMVLSGNRDTILDDIKFIDKYLDVKGENFGGIIINKVHEIDEFEEIFVPEIKKMGIEILGLIPYKEQLTYFTVDFLAEKLLAKVLAGEENLKNIVKNFIVGAMSTSEPHKNPLFTLPSLNREDQLVITGGDRSDMILAALERDTACIIITNDIMPPQHVISKVMERKVPLLLVSMDTFQTVKKVDDMEALLTKDNDVKLNLLAHLIEKHTRINDLLD encoded by the coding sequence ATGAAAAAGATAGTGATATCTTCAATGAGAGACGGAGCCGGAAAAACGAGCATTATTGCCGGTATTATTTCTTTGATAAAGGATAAAAAGTTTGCATATATCAAACCTCTTGGTGACAGGCTCATCTATCGCAGGAAAAAAAGCTGGGATTATGATGCCAGCCTTATTGTAAAACTTTTGGGGCGCGAAGGGGAGCTGGAGTCCCGGTTTGAAAAGATAACCCTGGGTTTTGACCAGTCAAAAATAAGATATATGTATGATGAAGAGGGCATTAAAAAGGCGCTTTTTGATATGGTAAAAGAGATTGGCACCGGCAATGATATCCTTTTTTCAGAAGGAGGCAGGGATCTCTTTTTCGGGGCATGGGAGAATCTCGATTCCATCTCAGTAGCAAAATATCTGGATGCAAAACTTGTAATGGTATTAAGCGGCAACAGGGATACTATACTTGATGATATAAAGTTCATAGATAAGTATCTGGATGTAAAAGGCGAGAATTTCGGCGGAATAATAATAAATAAGGTACATGAAATAGATGAGTTTGAAGAAATATTTGTGCCTGAGATTAAAAAAATGGGTATAGAGATACTGGGGCTTATTCCATACAAAGAGCAACTGACCTATTTCACTGTCGATTTTCTTGCTGAAAAATTACTGGCAAAGGTGCTTGCCGGTGAAGAGAATTTAAAAAATATAGTTAAAAATTTTATAGTCGGAGCTATGTCAACAAGCGAACCTCATAAAAATCCCCTTTTTACGCTGCCTTCACTGAACAGGGAAGATCAGCTCGTGATCACAGGGGGGGACAGGAGTGACATGATCCTTGCAGCTCTGGAGCGTGATACGGCCTGTATTATAATTACTAATGACATTATGCCACCACAGCATGTCATTTCAAAGGTCATGGAGCGTAAAGTGCCATTGTTGCTTGTCTCTATGGATACATTCCAGACAGTAAAGAAGGTGGATGATATGGAGGCGCTTCTTACAAAGGATAATGATGTGAAACTGAATTTACTGGCTCATCTAATCGAAAAACATACGCGAATCAATGATTTGTTGGATTAA
- a CDS encoding inorganic phosphate transporter, whose product MGIEVIYIFVGILLLFAVFDLIVGVANDAVNFLNSAIGSKAAPFFVILIIASIGILTGVAASGGMMEVARKGIFHPQFFTMPELITIFLAVMFTDILLLDVFNTYGLPTSTTVSIVFDLLGAAVAMAVIKVVDSGASFVDVISYINTSKAMVIIFGILLSIIVAFFFGSVIQFITRLIFTFNYEKKIRRYGALWGGLAMVLIIYFMLINGVKGATFITPEMAFWIKGHTFRLMTYIFFCSAIIFQALILFRVKILKIIVLAGTFALAMAFASNDLVNFIGVPLAGLNAYQVALASGNPMTQMMGALSDKVHTQGMLLMLSGIIMVFTLWFSKKGRTVTRTEISLGQQDEGTELFESMWISRKIVSMTDALFNNLCCFIPERVKEIVNNRLDPSTRKRSPDLDRRPQFDMLRASVNLMVSSALIAYATSLKLPLSTTYVTFMVAMGTSFADQAWGRESAVFRVTGVLTVIGGWFMTALVAFIFAFLFCYIIASLEILGITLLFVVSILVIYRNHKRHKTRAKEIIETEILNLKRISDPMVAISTTFDHLAVLIAEFRKCFDAASDALFMQDVSTLNIQRKMVKKHQVWVNIIMANVFKVLRLQHKEDQKLSNKYARLIRILQKLSDGFRDIVLRSYIHVANKHKGLLGVQIDELMEIKDIVMDVLMKVETAFSNKDISEYQSIVEEYNKLNQITERVNIEQTRRIQDNSSKTRLSILFFAIVGDCLMIVRQNIKLLEILNESFKLDNNLAKSYPRLDSH is encoded by the coding sequence ATGGGAATAGAAGTAATATATATATTTGTCGGTATTTTACTGCTCTTTGCTGTTTTCGACCTGATAGTTGGCGTGGCAAATGATGCGGTTAATTTTTTAAATTCGGCTATAGGTTCAAAGGCCGCCCCATTTTTCGTAATACTTATTATTGCCAGTATTGGTATCCTGACCGGTGTGGCTGCATCAGGAGGCATGATGGAGGTGGCAAGAAAGGGTATTTTTCATCCTCAGTTTTTTACCATGCCTGAACTGATCACTATCTTTCTTGCGGTTATGTTCACTGATATACTGCTCCTTGATGTATTTAATACCTATGGCCTTCCAACATCAACAACTGTTTCTATTGTTTTTGACCTGCTGGGTGCAGCGGTTGCAATGGCCGTTATAAAGGTGGTGGATTCCGGAGCCAGTTTTGTAGATGTTATTTCATATATAAACACATCAAAGGCAATGGTGATCATATTCGGTATACTTTTATCGATTATTGTCGCCTTCTTTTTCGGTTCAGTCATTCAGTTTATAACCCGCCTTATATTTACCTTTAACTATGAGAAAAAAATCAGGCGATACGGCGCCCTGTGGGGCGGTCTTGCTATGGTGCTAATCATCTACTTCATGCTGATTAACGGGGTAAAAGGGGCAACCTTTATAACCCCTGAGATGGCTTTCTGGATTAAAGGGCACACATTCAGGCTGATGACCTATATTTTTTTCTGCTCCGCAATAATATTCCAGGCCCTGATATTATTCAGGGTTAAGATATTAAAGATAATTGTCCTTGCCGGTACCTTTGCCCTTGCAATGGCATTTGCATCCAACGACCTTGTCAATTTTATAGGGGTTCCACTGGCCGGTCTTAATGCATATCAGGTAGCTCTTGCGTCAGGAAACCCGATGACTCAGATGATGGGCGCGTTAAGTGACAAGGTGCATACCCAGGGAATGCTCCTGATGCTGTCAGGTATAATAATGGTATTTACACTCTGGTTTTCAAAAAAAGGGCGCACTGTTACACGTACAGAGATAAGCCTGGGGCAGCAGGATGAAGGGACAGAACTTTTTGAATCCATGTGGATCTCAAGAAAGATTGTGAGTATGACCGATGCGCTTTTTAACAACCTCTGCTGCTTTATACCTGAAAGGGTAAAGGAGATCGTTAACAACAGATTAGACCCGTCAACAAGAAAGAGGTCCCCTGATCTTGACAGAAGACCTCAATTCGACATGCTGCGTGCCTCAGTAAATCTTATGGTCTCCAGCGCCCTCATAGCATATGCGACATCGCTTAAACTTCCCCTTTCAACCACATATGTAACCTTTATGGTTGCTATGGGAACCTCATTTGCTGATCAGGCATGGGGAAGAGAAAGCGCTGTTTTCCGGGTAACAGGGGTGCTGACAGTAATAGGCGGATGGTTTATGACCGCCCTGGTTGCCTTTATATTTGCATTCCTGTTCTGCTACATAATTGCATCGCTGGAGATTTTAGGGATCACTCTTCTCTTTGTTGTATCCATATTGGTTATTTACCGCAATCACAAGAGGCATAAGACTCGGGCAAAGGAAATTATTGAAACAGAGATACTGAATCTCAAAAGGATCTCTGATCCAATGGTTGCCATCTCAACAACCTTTGATCACCTTGCCGTGCTTATCGCTGAGTTTCGAAAATGTTTTGATGCTGCATCTGATGCCCTTTTTATGCAGGATGTAAGCACATTGAACATCCAGAGAAAAATGGTAAAAAAACACCAGGTGTGGGTTAACATCATTATGGCCAATGTCTTCAAGGTATTGAGGCTTCAGCATAAGGAGGATCAGAAGCTCTCCAATAAATATGCCAGGCTGATCCGTATCCTCCAGAAGTTATCTGACGGCTTCAGGGACATTGTTTTGAGGTCATATATCCATGTTGCAAACAAGCATAAAGGGCTGCTTGGAGTACAGATTGATGAACTTATGGAGATCAAGGATATAGTGATGGATGTGCTTATGAAGGTGGAAACTGCCTTCAGCAATAAGGATATCAGTGAATATCAGAGTATTGTTGAAGAGTATAACAAGCTTAATCAAATAACTGAAAGGGTAAACATTGAACAGACCAGAAGGATACAGGATAATTCTTCAAAAACAAGGCTGAGCATTCTATTTTTTGCAATTGTAGGCGACTGTTTGATGATTGTAAGGCAGAATATAAAACTGCTTGAAATACTGAATGAATCCTTTAAGCTTGATAATAATCTTGCTAAATCATATCCACGGCTAGATAGCCATTAG